A region of Candidatus Desulfarcum epimagneticum DNA encodes the following proteins:
- a CDS encoding conserved hypothetical protein (Evidence 4 : Unknown function but conserved in other organisms), with the protein MKCLNGLYCVHLELTSRCNKICWMCGRRKIDREYPEIAMKYGEMDFELVKKIANQMPEGIVVQLHNNGEPLMYSKFGKALNLFEKQIRCMDTNAKLIIEKADQIIGNLDTLTISVIENDPEGENQYELVKDFIKIKGRRGPNLVFRCLGDVDVEKWKALGGIIATRTLHNPMGSFEYRKTPTVPEIGICLEILNHMAIDRFGRVSICVRFDPKRLGVIGDVNEESLLDIWNGEKRKQWIEYHRQGRRDEIPLCSKCDFWGVPTSS; encoded by the coding sequence TTGAAATGTTTAAATGGTCTATATTGTGTTCATCTGGAATTAACCAGTAGATGTAATAAGATATGCTGGATGTGTGGTCGAAGAAAAATAGACAGAGAATACCCTGAAATTGCTATGAAATATGGTGAAATGGATTTTGAATTGGTAAAAAAAATTGCCAATCAAATGCCCGAAGGTATTGTTGTTCAGTTGCATAATAATGGAGAGCCTTTGATGTATTCAAAATTTGGTAAGGCTCTCAATTTATTTGAAAAACAAATTAGATGTATGGATACAAACGCTAAGCTTATTATAGAAAAAGCAGATCAAATTATTGGTAATTTGGATACATTGACTATATCAGTTATTGAAAATGATCCTGAAGGAGAAAATCAGTATGAGCTTGTAAAAGATTTTATAAAAATCAAGGGTAGGAGAGGGCCAAACTTGGTCTTTCGATGTCTGGGGGATGTAGATGTAGAGAAATGGAAAGCATTAGGTGGTATTATTGCAACAAGAACCTTACATAATCCAATGGGAAGCTTTGAGTATAGAAAGACTCCCACTGTTCCTGAGATAGGAATATGCTTGGAAATTTTGAACCATATGGCCATTGATCGATTCGGAAGAGTTTCAATTTGTGTGAGATTCGATCCTAAGCGACTAGGTGTTATTGGAGATGTTAATGAAGAGTCTCTCCTGGATATTTGGAATGGAGAAAAAAGAAAACAATGGATTGAATATCACAGGCAGGGGCGTAGGGACGAAATACCATTATGCAGTAAATGTGATTTTTGGGGCGTTCCAACAAGTTCTTGA
- a CDS encoding Aminotransferase class III — protein sequence MSGFNFNLTPESVPLVKSKYRSIVTKIPVPESIQYFEALDFYESISMHGQLPVLWDTAEGFQVYDKWGNKWIDFTSTIFVANSGHSNSRIIDSIKKLLNKPLIHTYTYVSEERMEYLKYLIDNTPSYFEKAYLLSAGTEATEAVLKLMRLYGNKKGKRKPGIITFEGNWHGRTLGAQMMSHNPSQKEWVGYHDPNIFHSPFPYPWRNDAVGDPEKYFYDNIEKLVNEQNIDIGKDICGFFLETFQGWGAVFYPNKFVKAVHRFAKDHDILIAFDEMQAGFGRTGKLFGYMHYDVEPDIIALGKGASSSLPLSIVLGRKDILDLPEIGSMSSTHSANPMVCSAGKANLEALLEDGLIDNAENLGNIFHKKLDDIKNKYSEYIAYVLGKGLIAGVIFYDKNRKPLSHICDSVAEKAMQKGLLVVHTGRESIKLGPPLCITEDALIEGLNVLEEAIKETIDGL from the coding sequence ATGTCAGGATTCAATTTCAACTTAACCCCTGAAAGTGTTCCGCTGGTAAAAAGCAAATATCGAAGCATCGTTACAAAAATTCCTGTTCCTGAAAGCATCCAATATTTTGAAGCGCTCGATTTTTATGAATCTATATCTATGCATGGTCAACTACCTGTTCTTTGGGACACGGCGGAAGGCTTTCAGGTTTATGATAAATGGGGTAATAAATGGATTGATTTTACAAGCACAATATTTGTTGCCAATTCCGGGCATTCAAACAGTAGGATTATTGATTCAATAAAGAAGTTGTTGAACAAACCGTTAATACATACCTATACATATGTTTCAGAAGAAAGGATGGAGTATTTAAAGTATCTTATAGATAATACGCCTTCATATTTTGAAAAAGCGTACCTTCTTTCTGCCGGGACGGAAGCCACAGAGGCTGTATTAAAGCTCATGAGGCTGTATGGAAATAAAAAAGGGAAAAGAAAGCCAGGTATTATCACTTTTGAGGGGAATTGGCATGGCAGAACTTTAGGGGCTCAAATGATGAGTCATAATCCATCTCAGAAGGAATGGGTAGGATATCACGATCCAAATATATTCCATTCACCTTTTCCATATCCATGGAGAAATGATGCGGTCGGTGATCCCGAAAAATATTTTTATGACAATATTGAAAAATTGGTTAATGAACAAAATATCGATATCGGAAAAGATATCTGCGGCTTTTTCCTGGAAACATTTCAAGGATGGGGGGCGGTATTTTATCCGAATAAATTTGTGAAAGCTGTGCATAGGTTTGCAAAAGATCATGATATATTGATTGCTTTTGATGAAATGCAGGCTGGTTTTGGTAGAACCGGAAAACTCTTTGGGTATATGCACTATGATGTGGAGCCAGATATAATAGCGCTTGGCAAGGGCGCGAGTTCCAGTCTTCCACTTTCTATAGTATTAGGTAGAAAGGATATTCTTGATCTGCCTGAAATTGGCTCAATGAGTTCAACGCATTCTGCAAATCCTATGGTATGTTCTGCCGGGAAAGCAAACCTTGAAGCGCTTCTTGAAGATGGTCTTATTGACAATGCTGAAAATTTGGGAAATATTTTTCATAAAAAACTTGATGATATTAAAAACAAGTATTCCGAGTATATTGCATATGTGCTGGGAAAAGGACTCATCGCTGGAGTGATTTTTTATGATAAAAACAGAAAACCTCTTTCTCATATATGCGATTCTGTCGCCGAAAAGGCCATGCAGAAAGGGTTGCTTGTTGTTCATACCGGGAGGGAATCAATAAAATTGGGGCCGCCATTATGCATCACAGAAGATGCTCTTATCGAAGGATTAAATGTTCTTGAAGAAGCTATCAAAGAAACTATAGATGGATTGTAG
- a CDS encoding conserved hypothetical protein (Evidence 4 : Unknown function but conserved in other organisms), whose translation MQKPNRTPLRMSGNFIMISKNAKRDYVAVTYNEKDKPFTQYPDQLTRYLFSRYDLKKGNKILDVGCGRGEFLKGFIDCGLDGYGLDQSIVSKSVCPDTEVLQVDLANEPFPYEDDFFDIVFSKSVLEHFYYPEKIVHEMYRILKPGGIVITMVPDWESIYKMFYDDYTHRTPFTIISLKEIFYIHNFGNIKVEKFRQLPFLWSLPFLNSLCSLIALISPRSLKPYSKLIKFSKEIMLLSTAVKINNVEESLN comes from the coding sequence ATGCAAAAACCTAACCGGACACCACTGAGAATGAGTGGGAATTTTATAATGATATCAAAAAATGCAAAGAGGGATTATGTGGCTGTAACGTATAATGAAAAAGATAAACCATTCACACAGTATCCCGATCAACTAACAAGGTATTTGTTCTCGAGATATGATCTAAAAAAGGGAAATAAGATTTTGGATGTAGGATGTGGAAGAGGAGAGTTCTTAAAGGGTTTTATCGATTGTGGTCTTGATGGATATGGGCTTGATCAATCGATTGTATCTAAAAGTGTTTGTCCTGATACGGAAGTCTTACAGGTAGATTTAGCCAATGAGCCATTCCCGTATGAGGATGATTTTTTTGATATTGTTTTTTCAAAATCTGTTCTTGAGCATTTTTATTATCCAGAAAAAATTGTGCATGAGATGTATCGTATTTTAAAACCAGGAGGGATAGTCATAACCATGGTGCCCGATTGGGAGTCCATTTATAAGATGTTTTATGATGATTATACACACAGAACACCTTTTACAATAATCTCATTAAAAGAAATATTCTACATTCATAATTTTGGTAATATAAAAGTAGAAAAGTTTAGACAGCTTCCTTTTTTATGGTCATTGCCATTTTTGAATTCTCTTTGTTCCTTAATAGCGTTGATATCTCCGCGATCACTTAAGCCGTATAGTAAGTTAATAAAATTTTCGAAAGAAATAATGTTGCTTTCAACGGCTGTTAAAATTAATAATGTTGAGGAGTCTTTAAATTGA
- a CDS encoding B12-binding domain-containing radical SAM protein, with amino-acid sequence MKVLLIVYDNESYIHSFPIGIAYLSSVIRENNHDVVIYSQDIHHYKDEHLTSYLDQNNFDAIGIGVIAGYYQYGKLLKISEAINSSSNRPKYYILGGHGPTPDPEYFLNKTGADIVVMGEGEVVILNLFEAIENKKSFHDVLGIAFKEDHKTVINHRQPLIENIDSIPWPAYDMFDINHYRLTRSPNTTNDAFSMSILSARGCKFKCNFCYRMDEGYRPRKAGLIMQEIRYLQEEYGINHIEFMDELLMSSKERIIEICEAILKSGLKFKWYCNGRLNYARPEELKMMKRAGCVFINYGIESFDDKVLRNMNKALTTAQIENGIIATLESGISPGFNIIWGNIGESKETLMKGVDFLLKYDDCSQMRTIRPVTPYPGSPLYYYAIDNGLLEGVADFYENKHLNSDLLSVNFTDLSDDEFYLALKTANSILINNYYHKRKRMVMKQLENFYDKKDVSFRGFRQT; translated from the coding sequence ATGAAAGTTTTATTAATTGTATATGACAACGAATCTTATATCCATAGTTTTCCTATTGGGATTGCGTACCTATCTTCCGTTATTCGGGAAAATAATCATGATGTAGTCATTTATAGTCAGGATATTCACCACTATAAAGACGAACATTTAACGAGCTATCTAGATCAAAATAATTTTGATGCTATTGGGATAGGTGTCATTGCCGGATATTATCAGTATGGAAAACTTTTAAAAATTTCTGAAGCTATCAACTCTTCTTCTAACAGGCCCAAATATTATATTTTAGGAGGTCATGGCCCAACGCCTGACCCGGAATATTTTCTTAATAAAACAGGGGCCGATATTGTTGTAATGGGTGAAGGGGAAGTTGTTATATTGAATCTATTCGAAGCTATTGAGAATAAAAAATCTTTCCATGATGTCTTAGGTATAGCTTTCAAGGAAGATCATAAGACTGTTATTAATCATAGACAACCACTTATTGAGAATATTGATTCTATCCCTTGGCCGGCATATGACATGTTTGATATTAACCATTATCGTTTAACGAGATCCCCCAATACAACAAATGATGCTTTTTCGATGTCGATTCTTTCTGCTAGGGGATGTAAATTTAAATGTAACTTTTGCTATCGCATGGATGAGGGATATCGTCCGAGGAAAGCGGGACTAATCATGCAAGAAATTCGATATCTTCAAGAGGAATACGGGATTAACCATATCGAATTTATGGATGAGCTGTTGATGTCTTCTAAGGAAAGAATAATAGAAATTTGCGAAGCCATTTTAAAATCGGGGTTGAAATTTAAATGGTATTGTAACGGCAGACTAAATTATGCCCGGCCTGAAGAGTTAAAGATGATGAAAAGAGCAGGGTGTGTTTTTATAAATTATGGTATTGAATCTTTTGATGATAAGGTTTTGCGCAACATGAATAAAGCATTGACCACTGCTCAAATTGAGAATGGAATCATTGCTACTTTAGAATCAGGGATCAGCCCCGGTTTTAATATAATATGGGGCAATATTGGGGAGTCAAAAGAAACTTTGATGAAAGGTGTAGATTTTTTGCTTAAATATGATGACTGCTCTCAAATGCGAACTATTAGACCAGTCACTCCATACCCAGGCTCTCCTTTATATTATTATGCTATTGATAATGGACTGCTCGAAGGAGTAGCCGACTTCTATGAAAACAAACATTTAAACTCTGATTTACTATCAGTAAATTTTACTGATTTATCTGATGATGAATTCTATTTAGCTCTCAAAACGGCTAATAGTATTCTAATAAATAATTATTACCATAAAAGAAAACGAATGGTTATGAAACAACTTGAAAATTTCTATGATAAAAAAGATGTTTCTTTTAGAGGATTCAGGCAAACTTAA
- a CDS encoding Cytidylyltransferase — translation MNSIYAIIPARGGSKGVPGKNIKMLSGHPLIAYSITSAKMSRMIDRVVVSTDSGEIADISKYYGAEVPFLRPESLSLDDSKDVEFMLHAIKWFEQNEGSAPDYWAHLRPTTPLRDPLIVDEAIERAIGSSDMDCLRSAHKASESPFKWFIMNENGNFEGVANRFSNEELNDPRQNFPDVYIPDGYVDVLRTSYVKQSSSIHGPNMTGFVSPYCVEVDTINDFDLLEFLIKKKGSPLLDYLTETYRV, via the coding sequence ATGAACAGTATTTATGCCATTATTCCAGCGCGTGGTGGTTCAAAAGGTGTTCCGGGAAAGAATATAAAGATGCTTTCAGGGCACCCATTAATTGCCTACTCTATTACATCCGCAAAGATGTCCAGAATGATAGACAGGGTTGTGGTTTCAACGGATTCAGGAGAAATAGCGGATATCTCAAAATATTATGGAGCTGAAGTTCCTTTTTTAAGGCCGGAATCATTATCTTTGGATGACTCGAAAGATGTTGAATTTATGTTGCATGCAATAAAGTGGTTTGAGCAAAATGAAGGATCTGCTCCAGATTATTGGGCACATTTAAGGCCAACAACACCATTAAGGGATCCGTTAATTGTTGACGAAGCAATAGAAAGGGCAATTGGTTCGAGTGATATGGATTGCCTTCGTTCTGCCCATAAAGCTTCTGAATCCCCTTTTAAATGGTTTATCATGAATGAGAATGGCAACTTTGAAGGTGTGGCGAACAGGTTTTCCAACGAGGAATTGAATGATCCAAGGCAAAATTTTCCAGACGTGTATATACCGGATGGATATGTGGATGTGTTGCGAACATCATATGTAAAACAGTCCAGTTCGATCCATGGTCCCAATATGACAGGGTTTGTATCCCCATATTGTGTCGAGGTTGATACCATAAACGACTTTGATTTACTTGAGTTTCTTATAAAGAAAAAAGGCTCTCCTCTTCTTGACTATTTAACCGAAACCTATAGGGTATGA
- a CDS encoding conserved hypothetical protein (Evidence 4 : Unknown function but conserved in other organisms) produces the protein MTTSYLLLAIYCHKNFGESVSIKRVRELRIQIQNELRFSYASTDLKLSKEQKKTKITCKNLTGHH, from the coding sequence TTGACCACGTCATATCTGCTTCTTGCAATTTACTGTCACAAAAATTTCGGTGAATCTGTCAGCATCAAAAGAGTCAGAGAATTACGGATACAAATTCAAAACGAACTTCGTTTTTCATATGCATCGACAGATCTTAAACTTTCCAAAGAACAAAAAAAAACAAAAATTACATGCAAAAACCTAACCGGACACCACTGA
- a CDS encoding transposase, whose product MKAKKRRSYTKEFKEEAVKLVTEQGYTLAEAGRNLGVHANVLGRWKRNIQSGGQDGAPHNSAVSIKDELKQLRKENKRLRLEREILKKAAAFFAKELG is encoded by the coding sequence ATGAAGGCAAAGAAAAGACGCAGTTACACAAAGGAATTCAAAGAGGAAGCGGTAAAACTTGTCACCGAACAAGGATATACCCTTGCTGAGGCAGGTCGAAACCTTGGGGTTCACGCCAATGTGCTTGGCCGGTGGAAAAGAAACATCCAGAGCGGTGGACAGGATGGGGCGCCCCATAACAGCGCAGTATCCATAAAGGACGAATTAAAACAGTTGCGCAAAGAGAATAAACGGCTGAGACTGGAGCGTGAAATATTAAAAAAAGCGGCGGCCTTCTTTGCGAAAGAACTGGGGTAA
- the gloA gene encoding Lactoylglutathione lyase produces the protein MACIIRHTGLVVNDIDQSIEFYEDVFGFKLLKRMVDGSGYIQKLTGVSGAIVEWAKLTDGGSGVLELLEYKKPHQKKVDIIYDADMHGCSHIAITVESIDQVYHALTDRGLFCNSKPLVSPDGKVKVMYVRDYDGIIIELVEEISCL, from the coding sequence ATGGCGTGCATAATTAGACATACAGGATTGGTTGTTAATGATATTGATCAATCAATTGAGTTTTATGAGGATGTGTTTGGATTTAAATTGTTGAAACGAATGGTTGATGGTAGTGGATATATTCAAAAACTCACAGGTGTTAGTGGCGCTATTGTCGAATGGGCGAAGCTGACTGACGGTGGCTCTGGTGTTCTTGAGTTGTTGGAATACAAAAAACCGCACCAAAAAAAAGTTGATATTATATACGACGCGGATATGCATGGATGTTCACATATAGCTATAACTGTTGAATCTATTGATCAGGTTTATCATGCTTTGACTGATCGTGGACTTTTTTGTAATAGCAAACCACTGGTTTCGCCAGACGGGAAGGTAAAGGTTATGTATGTTCGCGACTATGATGGAATAATAATTGAGCTTGTTGAGGAAATATCTTGTTTATAG
- a CDS encoding NAD-dependent dehydratase: MKMLGKNKKILVTGADGFIGSHLVEALVSEGFKVKALSQYNSFNYWGWLEDIDCLDDIEVVSGDVRDPHFCKEIAKGMDVVFHLASLIAIPYSYIAPDSYVDTNIKGTLHICQAAKENGCELVIHTSTSEVYGTAQYVPIDEKHPKQPQSPYSASKIGADAMAMSFCQSFNLPLVIARPFNTYGPRQSARAVIPTIITQIASGVEKIKLGDLRPTRDFNFVKDTCNGFIALAKSDDAIGKEVNISSNSEISMRDVLELIKSMMNSNVDFVEDKQRIRPEKSEVFRLFGDNSLIKSLTDFKPEFSLEEGLKKTCEWFADPLNLKKYKAGLYNV, translated from the coding sequence ATGAAGATGTTGGGGAAAAATAAAAAAATTCTGGTCACAGGCGCGGACGGATTTATAGGATCCCACCTTGTGGAAGCGCTTGTGTCGGAAGGTTTCAAGGTAAAAGCGCTTTCTCAATATAATTCATTTAATTATTGGGGTTGGCTGGAAGATATCGACTGTTTGGATGACATTGAAGTTGTGTCCGGCGATGTTCGTGATCCTCATTTTTGCAAAGAAATTGCAAAGGGGATGGATGTTGTTTTTCATCTTGCCTCGTTGATTGCCATTCCTTATTCTTACATTGCGCCGGATAGCTATGTGGACACCAATATAAAGGGAACCCTGCATATTTGTCAGGCGGCAAAAGAAAATGGGTGTGAGCTTGTGATTCATACCTCAACATCGGAAGTTTATGGCACAGCGCAATATGTTCCCATTGATGAAAAACATCCCAAACAGCCGCAATCGCCATATTCAGCCTCTAAAATCGGCGCGGACGCCATGGCAATGAGTTTCTGCCAATCTTTTAACCTGCCCCTGGTTATCGCGCGTCCGTTTAACACATACGGCCCGCGTCAATCCGCGCGCGCGGTCATTCCAACCATCATCACCCAGATTGCAAGCGGAGTTGAAAAAATAAAATTGGGCGATCTTCGCCCGACCCGGGATTTTAACTTTGTTAAAGACACCTGCAATGGATTCATCGCTTTGGCAAAATCGGATGACGCCATTGGCAAAGAAGTCAATATTTCTTCCAACAGCGAAATTTCCATGCGGGATGTTTTAGAATTAATCAAAAGTATGATGAATTCAAATGTTGACTTTGTTGAAGACAAACAAAGGATCAGACCTGAAAAATCCGAGGTTTTCAGGCTTTTCGGCGACAATTCTCTCATTAAATCTCTGACCGATTTTAAACCTGAGTTTTCTCTTGAGGAGGGATTGAAAAAAACCTGTGAATGGTTTGCCGATCCTCTGAATTTAAA
- a CDS encoding Methyltransferase: MALNKICFLCGNNTFVVRSGSVRDNDKLKVLECSDCGLVFLSSFDHITEKFYDNSKMHDGDLLEIDVWLKETEWDDERRFQFLKSLLPNKKVLDFGCGPAGFMLKARKLTKFIRGVELEKRLRNHYDKNRLYVVHNLSELPKDESYDLITMFHTLEHIPDPKNILTQLKPLLSKNGQIVVEVPNANDALLTLYNSKAFSDFTYWSCHLFLFTTSTLGKLLKHSGFKINYIKQTQRYSLANHVFWLSNKKPGGHQKWHFLDSPQLHSQYEKMLCSIGKCDTIIGSFSVKQ; encoded by the coding sequence ATGGCGTTAAACAAAATTTGTTTTTTGTGTGGTAATAATACATTTGTCGTGCGTTCTGGCTCTGTGCGAGATAACGATAAATTAAAGGTACTGGAGTGTTCTGATTGTGGCTTGGTTTTTCTCTCCTCTTTTGATCATATAACTGAAAAATTTTATGATAATTCCAAAATGCATGATGGCGATCTTCTTGAAATCGACGTATGGCTTAAGGAAACGGAGTGGGATGATGAGCGTCGCTTTCAGTTTTTAAAATCTTTATTACCGAACAAAAAAGTTCTTGATTTTGGATGTGGTCCAGCAGGCTTTATGCTCAAAGCGAGAAAGCTGACTAAATTTATTCGAGGGGTGGAATTAGAGAAAAGATTGCGAAATCATTATGATAAAAATCGTCTTTATGTTGTTCACAATTTATCAGAATTGCCTAAGGATGAATCATATGATCTTATTACTATGTTTCACACATTGGAACATATTCCAGACCCAAAAAATATTTTAACACAGCTTAAGCCGCTTTTGTCTAAAAACGGGCAAATCGTTGTTGAAGTTCCGAATGCAAATGATGCTTTGCTCACTTTGTATAACAGTAAAGCATTTTCTGATTTTACATACTGGAGTTGCCATCTTTTTTTATTTACTACTTCTACTCTTGGAAAACTGCTAAAACATTCCGGTTTTAAAATTAATTATATAAAACAAACACAAAGATACTCTCTTGCGAATCATGTGTTTTGGCTTTCAAATAAAAAACCGGGCGGACATCAAAAATGGCATTTTTTGGATTCCCCTCAGCTCCACAGTCAGTATGAAAAAATGCTATGCTCCATTGGAAAATGCGATACTATTATCGGGAGTTTTTCGGTTAAACAATAG
- a CDS encoding conserved hypothetical protein (Evidence 4 : Unknown function but conserved in other organisms): MHRERERLIPKVKEIHRLSRASYGTRRISKELEAQGESCGRAKAGTLMKLAGVEVKQRRKFKATTNSKHNLPVAPNLLARKFSSPEPDRVYCSDITYIWTNEGWLYLAVVLDLYSRRVVGWSMSDRITRKLVMDSLRMAIWRRRSGPGLIFHSDRGSQYCSKDFQEMLKVNGIISSMSRKGDCWDNSVAESFFGSLKTERVFDSRYFRREEARRDIVDYIEMFYNSKRRHSYLGYLSPKEFEKMTALKKAA; encoded by the coding sequence ATGCATCGGGAGCGGGAGCGGTTAATCCCCAAGGTAAAAGAAATTCATCGACTGTCAAGAGCATCATACGGAACTCGACGGATATCGAAGGAATTGGAGGCTCAGGGAGAGTCTTGCGGCAGGGCAAAAGCGGGAACTTTAATGAAGCTCGCCGGAGTCGAGGTAAAGCAGAGAAGAAAGTTCAAAGCAACCACGAATAGCAAGCACAATCTGCCGGTGGCGCCGAACCTTTTGGCAAGAAAGTTTTCTTCGCCTGAGCCTGATCGAGTCTATTGTTCGGATATCACGTATATATGGACAAATGAGGGCTGGCTTTACCTGGCGGTTGTTCTGGATTTATATTCCCGCCGGGTTGTAGGGTGGTCAATGAGTGATAGAATAACCAGAAAATTGGTAATGGATTCTCTGCGTATGGCTATTTGGCGTCGGAGGTCAGGACCCGGTCTTATTTTTCATTCAGATCGCGGCAGTCAGTATTGCAGCAAAGATTTTCAGGAAATGTTGAAAGTAAATGGAATCATCAGCAGCATGAGTCGAAAGGGCGACTGCTGGGATAACAGTGTGGCTGAAAGTTTTTTTGGGAGTCTGAAAACAGAACGTGTGTTCGATTCCAGGTATTTCCGAAGGGAAGAAGCCCGGCGAGATATTGTTGATTACATCGAGATGTTTTACAACAGCAAACGTCGTCATTCTTACTTGGGCTATCTGAGCCCAAAAGAATTTGAAAAAATGACGGCCTTGAAAAAAGCAGCCTAA
- a CDS encoding conserved hypothetical protein (Evidence 4 : Unknown function but conserved in other organisms) has translation MKNSYNKNIEKYFLTLDASVKQAIRKMKKIGEKVLFVIDDKNTLIGAISDGDIRKWILSDQSLNDPVDRICNKNPKYVHEDYELKTVKNLMLDLRIESVPVLNFENVIIDVLVWDKVFRDGIVKPKKKISIPVVIMAGGKGIRLDPFTRILPKPLIPIGERTILEIIMDSFYEYQVSAFYLSVYHKANLIKAYLEEMTDRYNIQYIEEDKPLGTAGSLKFLLKTPHKQFFVTNCDIIIETDHAEIVAHHDENRYDLTLVVSHMNYQIPYGVCTILNGGVLKNITEKPTYDFLVNTGMYIIGRKVLDLIPDDLNCDIPELIKTAQKKGLRVGVFPVDDKSWIDIGQWKEYHAAIEKMNLL, from the coding sequence ATGAAAAATTCTTACAATAAAAACATCGAAAAATATTTCCTTACCTTGGATGCCAGCGTGAAACAGGCAATCCGGAAAATGAAAAAAATCGGCGAAAAAGTTCTTTTTGTCATTGACGATAAGAATACCTTAATCGGGGCCATAAGCGATGGGGATATCCGCAAATGGATACTCTCTGATCAGAGTCTCAATGACCCTGTTGACAGGATTTGCAATAAAAACCCAAAGTATGTGCACGAAGATTATGAGCTTAAAACTGTCAAAAATTTGATGCTTGATTTGAGAATTGAGAGTGTTCCTGTATTAAATTTTGAGAACGTGATCATAGATGTTCTTGTGTGGGATAAGGTTTTTAGAGATGGAATCGTCAAGCCCAAAAAAAAAATATCCATACCGGTTGTGATTATGGCGGGCGGCAAAGGGATTCGCCTGGATCCCTTTACCAGGATTCTTCCAAAACCTTTGATACCCATAGGGGAAAGAACGATTCTGGAAATTATAATGGATTCTTTTTATGAATATCAGGTCAGCGCTTTTTATCTGTCCGTATATCACAAGGCAAATTTAATCAAAGCGTACCTGGAAGAGATGACTGATCGTTATAATATTCAATATATTGAAGAGGATAAACCTTTAGGCACAGCAGGAAGCTTGAAATTTCTTCTAAAAACGCCTCATAAACAGTTTTTTGTCACCAACTGCGACATCATCATTGAAACCGACCACGCTGAGATTGTCGCTCATCATGATGAAAACAGGTATGATTTAACCCTTGTCGTTTCCCATATGAACTATCAAATACCATATGGCGTCTGCACCATTTTAAACGGCGGTGTCCTGAAAAATATAACTGAAAAGCCAACCTATGATTTCCTGGTTAACACGGGCATGTATATAATAGGGAGAAAAGTTTTGGATTTAATACCGGACGATTTGAATTGTGATATTCCCGAATTGATAAAAACCGCTCAAAAAAAAGGCTTAAGAGTGGGCGTTTTTCCGGTGGATGACAAATCCTGGATTGATATCGGGCAATGGAAAGAATACCATGCGGCGATAGAAAAAATGAATTTGTTATGA